TTGTGCCAGGAGGTTATTTATTCTTTAGCATTATTTCGATGCTTTTTTATTTTGTTCGATAGTTGTAGTTGATATAAGACGTGTGTAGGTGTCTCGGATTCCTTTGTAGTAGGTACAAATTTGATATGAATTTTCAGTTTGGCTGAAGTTTCCTTCTGGTGAAAGTTGCATTAAAGCGTCTCCATTATGATTTCTCACAACATACACGTAACTGTAAAAACCTTGTTTGAGAAGAAGCGGAATTTCATAGCAGTTGGTGGTGTTGTTATACAGCATTTTAGCGTGGTTAGAAGGTCCCCATCCCGTAAGTTCTCCTTCTAGGTAAACATCAAAAGAATCTCCCAAGTAGGGTGTACTTAACGAGAACATTACGCTATAATAGTCGCAGTCTGTGTTGGGATTGTTAACGTTTAATCCCGCAATAACCATTTTACCATTATAGTCGAAAGTGTAAGCGTATGGGGAATCGTCACGCGATTTATCTGGGCGAAGAAGAATGTAGTACAGATCTTGTCCTTGTTTAATTGAACTTACATTGGTTGATGTATAGTGTACATCTCGTATATCTATTGTTCGAAATTCATTACCAGCAGGATATATGTTTTTATCTGTACGGCTGTAAAAAATCGAGTTTAATCCTGTATTTACGGATTGTGGCTGAAGGGAGTCCGGAAGTTCAACGTAATTTTGATATACTTTAGTTTTTACATCACGGGTCGGGTTTGTTACGTTTAGTTCTTGAAGTAAAACGGTTAGATTAAGCTGATGCGAGGTCTGATAGCTGCTGTTGGTTGGGATTGCAATAGAGGCAATATGGGAGGCTCGCTTTTCTACAACCATAAAACCGGCTTTGAGTAGCGGTTGTTGCGTGTCCGTATCTGAAATAATAATCATGTAGTTGCCAGATATTTTCGGCTTTACATCGTTGTTTGGAAAGTTAATAGAGTAGTGCACATATCGGGTTAATGTATTGTTCGAAAAACCGCTATTGTACAAAGGCTGCTCCTGAAACCCATCGAGAAAGGTTGCTTGAAACAGGTTTTCGTCTGTCCAATTCTCATCGCAGTGCACTATTTTATACGTCAAATTTCGAGGTGCATTAGGGTGGAGGTCGTCGAAGGTAATGGATATTACCTCGTTACTGTTTAAATTGATGCTAGGAAAGGTGCTGATATTCTGATTCGCAAATATCTGTAGGCTTTTAATCTCCGTATCAATAATTTTAATACGATGCTGAGCTTGGCTTGGCTCAAAACAGAGCAAGAAAAGCAGACCAGCTATAAACTTGTGATAGGTCATTTGGGATAGAACATTTTATAGTTGACAATGATAAACGACAAACTTTGTTGCAGCAAGGTTTTAATTAAAATTAGTAAAGTTCTTCTTAATATATGTCCTAAAATATAGATTCGTAGCCTTAAATTAATAAACTATTTCTTTCCTTTGTGTTTGCGTTTTCACAGAAAAGGGAAGCCTATATTTGTGAACAACGCAATAGCATGTAAAGTTAGTCTATAATACAAATACACAAGCATGTCAAACGTTTATAAGATAACTAAAGGCTTAGACATCCGAATGGTTGGAAAAGCTGAAACAGTTGTCACAAAAGCCCCGTTAGCAGTCGCTTATGCGATTAAGCCTGCTGATTTTCAGGGACTAGTTCCCAAGTTGCTTGTAAAGGTAGGAGACAAGGTTAAGGCTGGTACTGCCGTTATGTTCGACAAGTACAACCATAACATTGTTTTTGCATCTCCTGTTAGCGGCGAGGTTACTGCAATAAATCGAGGAGAAAGAAGGCTTCTTTTAGAGGTTGTGATTACTCCTGATGCAGAGCAGCAGTACGAGTCGTTCGAGGTAGGTGACCTTTTATCGATAACCCGAGAGCAGGTAGTTGAAAAGCTGCTAGTTTCAGGTTGTTGGCCTTTTATTAAGCAGCGACCTTATGGCATTATAGCCAATCCAAACACCACACCTAAAGGTATTTTTATCTCTTGCTTCGACTCTTCGCCGTTAGCACCAGATTACGATATTCTTTTAAGGGGAGAAGAGGAGCATTTCTATAAGGGAATAGAGGTGCTAAAAAAGCTTACCGATGGTAAGGTTCATTTGGGGGTTAATGCTAAATATTCTTCCCCTGTTTTTGAAAAGTGTACAGGTGTCGAAATCAATAAATTTCAGGGACCACACCCAGCTGGTAATGTAGGGACTCAAATAAGCCGCATTTCACCTATAAACAAGGGGGAGATTGTTTGGACTATCGACCCCCAACATGTTGCCGCAATTGGACGACTTGCTGCCACTGGCCGATATGATGTACAAAAGACCGTAGCTGCTGTGGGTTCTGAAGTTAAAAAGCCTCGTTACTACAAGGTTATTCAAGGTGCATCTATTAAGAACTTGCTAGAAGGAGGGGTTTCGTCTGATAAAAATGTTCGTTTTGTGAGCGGAAGCGTTTTGTCGGGTACGAAGATCTCTTCGGAAGGATTTATTGGATTTTACGATAATATGCTGGCTGTTATTCCCGAGGGAGACCAATATGAGTTCTTCGGTTGGGCTCTACCTGGGTTGGATAAATTCAGCTTCTCCAAGTCTTTCCTATCGTGGCTTACTCCTAGCAAGGAGTACGTTTTAAACACAAACTACCATGGTGGTGAGCGTGCATTTGTAATGAGCGATGTTTATGGGAAAGTATTTCCCTTCGATATTTACCCTGTATACCTTCTAAAAGCAATCCTAGCAGAAGATATTGATGCTATGGAAAAGCTAGGAATTTACGAGGTGGTAGAAGAAGACTTCGCTCTTTGCGAGTTTGTAGATCCATCAAAAATCGAAATTCAGGCAATTGTTCGTAAGGGCTTGAATTTGATGATTAAGGAGATGAACTAATCCATAACCCTTAATTCGTTTAAAAATGTCGTTAAGAAGTTTTATTGATAAAATAAAGCCAAACTTCGAGAAGGGCGGAAAATATGCGAAGCTTCAATCTACGTTTGATGCCTTCGAATCTTTCCTTTACGTTCCGAAGAAGGTAACAACTCATGGCAGCCAAATTAGGGATGCGGTGGATTTGAAGCGTATAATGTCAGTTGTTATTATTGCGCTTGTGCCTGCTCTACTTTTCGGTATGTGGAACGTTGGCTTCCAGCATGCACGCTCTCTTGGACAAGTTGATACGTGGACATTCTGGCAAATGTTCGGCTTTGGTGCCCTTAAGGTGATGCCTATTGTCGTTGTTTCGTACGTTGTTGGTCTGGGTATAGAGTTTATTGCCGCACAAATGCGCGGGCATGAGGTAAACGAGGGATTTCTTGTTTCCGGAATGCTTATTCCGCTTATTATGCCGGTTGATGCACCACTTTGGATGGTTGCCGTATCTACTGCTTTTGCCGTAATTTTTGGCAAGGAGGTTTTTGGAGGTACCGGAATGAATATCTTCAACCCTGCACTACTTGCGCGTGCCTTTATGTTCTTTGCCTATCCGTCAAAGATCTCTGGTGACTTTGTTTGGATTGCCGGACTTACCGGTGGCGATGGTGTTGTAGATGGCTTCTCTGGCGCTACTCCGCTTGCTATTGCAAAGTCTAACCTCGTTGATAAGCTCCCTAGCGCCTACGATATGTTCATGGGGTATATCCCAGGTTCTATTGGCGAAACATCAACCCTTGCAATTCTTATTGGAGCTGCTATCCTAATCTTCACCGGAATCGGTAATTGGAAGATTATGCTGAGCGTATTTGCTGGTGGTGCTGTTATGGGGCTAATCTTCAATGTTATTGGGATTAACCCATACATGGAACTGCCGTTCTACTACCACTTCATTATGGGTGGATTCGCTTTTGGAGCAGTATTTATGGCTACCGATCCTGTTACCGCTGCACAAACCGAGCGTGGTAAGTGGATTTACGGTTTCCTAGTCGGATTGATGGCCGTTCTGATTCGCGTATTCAACCCTGCTTATCCAGAAGGTATGATGCTTTCAATCCTTTTACTCAACACTTTTGCTCCGCTTATCGACCACTTTGTAGTAGAGTCGAATATCAAGCGCAGGCTAAAACGTGCAAAGGTAAAGGCATAACAACAAAACAGATCAGCCATGAACAAAGAGAAAAATTCCTATATTTTTACCTACTCGGCCGTAATGGTTATCCTTGTTGCCATTGCTTTAACCTTGGCTAACATTTTCTTAACTCCTGCACAACAGGCTAATATCCTTGTTGAGCAGCAGTGGCAAATCCTCAAGTCGGTAGGAAAAGCACTTGATGCAGATGCCCAACCAAACAAGGTGGAGTATATCAAGGGGATGTACGAGAAGTATATTGTAGAATCTTTTGCTGTTAGCAGCGAAGGAAAGAAACTTGAAGGTAAAGATGCCTTTAAGATTGATTTAAAAGCAGAACAAAAGAAACCTCTAGAACAGCGCGAACTTCCTGTATTTGTATACAAGGGAGATAATGGCGAGTCTAAAGTAATTGTTCCAATCCGCGGTAATGGTCTTTGGGGACCAGTATGGGGATACGTTGCATTGGAGGCCGATTACAATACCATTTGTGGTGCTGTATTCGATCATGAGGGAGAAACTCCAGGCCTAGGTGCTGAAATTAACACTCCTGAATTCCAAAAGCGTTTTGTAGGGAAGAAGATTTTTGAAGGAGAAACCTTTACTTCTGTACGCCTGATAAAGGGTGGTGCAGATCCCTCCAATCAGCATGGTGTTGATGCCATTTCTGGAGGAACGCTTACCAGCAACGGTTTGGATGCTGCTTTAAGTAATAGCTTGAGCCCTTATCAAGCATTCTTTAAATCTCAAATGAAAAAATAAGCCATGAGCCAAAAAGAATCATTGTTTTCAGCAAAAAACATGAAGCTGCTCACTGGGCCGCTTGATAGAGAGAATCCGGTTACCATTCAAATTCTCGGTATTTGTTCGGCATTGGCGGTAACCGCTCAGCTTAAGCCAGCACTAGTTATGGCAATTTCGGTAACTGTGGTTACTGCTTTTTCGAACCTCATCATCTCCATGATGCGCAATGGAATTCCAAACCGTATTCGTATCATTGTTCAGCTGGTGGTGGTTGCTGCTCTTGTAATTTTGGTAGACCAAATTCTTCGTGCCTACGTTTACGATGTAAGTAAAAAACTATCCGTATTTGTGGGGCTTATTATTACCAACTGTATCATCATGGGTCGCTTGGAGGCATTTGCGCTTGGCAATAAGCCTTGGCCTTCGTTCCTAGATGGGTTGGGTAACGGTATGGGATACGGCTTAATTCTTGTAATTATTGCGTTCTTCCGCGAAATATTTGGTTCTGGAACCTTGCTCGGAATGCGCATTATTCCAGAGTCGCTGTACATCTCGAATGGCGGTTTTTACGCCAATAATGGATTTATGATTCTTCCTCCTGCAGCTCTTATTATTGTAGGGTGTATTATCTGGTTCCAAAAAAGCCGAAATAAGGATTTACAAGAGAAATAAGACTTGAGGTATGGAAAACTTACTTAATATATTCGTCAAGTCGATCTTTATCGACAACATGATTTTCGCCTTCTTCTTGGGAATGTGCTCTTACTTGGCGGTTTCTAAGACAGTTAAGACGGCGTTAGGACTAGGTATTGCGGTTGTTTTTGTGATGATTATTACCGTACCTGTAGACTTCCTTCTTAACAAGTATGTACTTGTTCCGGGAGCTCTTTCTTGGTTAGGTGCCGATTTCGATTCTGTAGATTTGAGCTACCTATCCTTTATCATCTTTATTGCGGTAATTGCTGCAATTGTGCAAATTGTAGAGATGGCGGTTGAGAAATTTTCTCCATCTCTATATGCTAACCTTGGAATTTTCCTTCCGCTGATTGCTGTAAACTGCGCCATTCTTGGTGGTTCTCTATTTATGCAAAAGCGCGAGTACGAAACCTTAGGTGAGGCAACCTCTTTTGCTGCAGGTTCGGGGATTGGCTGGTTCTTGGCCATTGTTGCCCTTGCCGCAATTCGTGAAAAGATGAAGTACTCGAATGTGCCAGCACCGCTTAAGGGTATCGGTATTACCTTTATCGTAACCGGTTTGATGGGGATTGCATTTATGAGCTTCCTAGGTATTAAGTTGTAATTATTAAAAACAGAATGATGATTTTGCTATTTAGTCAAACATCGCTTATCATAACAGCTGTCATCGTCTTCCTTTCGTTGACTTTGCTTTTGGTATGGTTAATTCTATTCCTAAAGAAGAAGCTTACGCCTGGAGGATTGGCCACAATTGACATCAACGGCGAAAGACAGCTTGAGGTGGAGTCGGGATCTACCTTGCTTAGCACTCTTGGAAATAACGGAATTTTTCTCCCATCAGCATGTGGTGGTGGTGGTTCTTGCGGTATGTGTAAGTGTAAGGTTACCGATGGTGGTGGCGAAATTCTACCTACCGAAACGGGTTTCTTTTCGCGTAAGCAGCAGCAAGAAAAATGGCGCCTTGCCTGTCAGGTTAAGGTAAAAGAGGATATGAAGGTTGAAGTTCCCGAAGAGGTTCTTGGTATCAAGAAGTGGGAATGCGAGGTGGTTTCGAACCGCAACGTGGCAACCTTTATCAAGGAGTTCGTGGTTAAGCTTCCTGAAGGGGAAAACCTTAAGTTTAAGTCTGGTGGTTACATCCAAATTGATGTACCAAAGTTTGAAACAAACTTCTCTGACTTTAATATCGAAAAGGAGTACCACGAAGATTGGGATAGCCTGAAGTTGTGGGATCTTAAGACAAAGAACGAGGAGGAAACCTTCCGTGCATACTCTATGGCCAACCACCCTGCAGAGGGTAATATTGTAATGCTAAACATTCGTATTGCCACTCCACCATGGGATCGTGCTAAGGGTGCTTTCATGAATGTTAACCCTGGTATCTGCTCGTCTTATATTTTCTCACGTAAGCCTGGCGATAAGGTAACCGTTTCAGGACCTTACGGAGAGTTCTTCCTGAAGCAAACCAAAAACGAGAAGATGTTTATTGGTGGTGGTGCAGGTATGGCCCCTATGCGTTCGCATATCTTCCACCTGTTCCATACAGAGAAGCATCAGGAGAAAGCTACTTTTTGGTACGGTGCTCGCTCGCTTCGTGAGGTATTCTACGAGGATGAGTTTAGGGCTATTGAAAAGGATTTCCCTAACTTCAAGTTTAATCTTGCGCTATCAGAGCCTAAGCCAGAGGATAACTGGACCGGTCCTACCGGCTTTATCCACCAGGTGATTTTTGAGAACTATCTCAAGAATCATGATGCACCAGAGGATATCGAGTACTACCTATGCGGTCCTCCTATGATGAATGCAGCTGTAGAGAAGATGCTATTCGACTTGGGAGTTCCAAAAGAAAACATCATGTTCGACGACTTTGGAGGTTAATCCCTATATCATTTAAGGCTCTCTATTCTGAGAGCCTTATTTTTTCTATCCTTAAAAACGTCATAATATGAAGATAAAATTGGCTATTACGATTGCCGCAGTAGCAATACTTGCATCGTGTAGCAGTAGAGAAAAGGAGTATGTGCGATTTGGCGGTTTTGCGCAGGGAACAACATACAGCATCTCGTATCGAGACCCTGAAAAGCGAAATTTGCAGCCACAAGTAGATTCTCTGCTGAACGATTTTGACAATTCACTCTCCATCTACAACAAAAAGAGCATCATTTCTAGGATGAACGATAACGATACCTCGGTAGCTGCAGATGGCTATTTGACCGAATGCTTTAGCTATGCTGTAGAGGTTTACAAGGCTACCAATGGGGCATTTGATATTACCGTTGGTCCTCTTGTGCGCGCTTGGGGCTTTGGCTTGAAAAATAAGGATAAGATCAGCCAGCAGCATATCGATAGCTTGCTTACTCTTGTTGGTATGGAAAAGGTGAAGCTGGTGGCAGGAAAGCTGCAAAAGAGCAACCGAAAGATTTTTGTTGATGTTAACGCTATTGCTCAGGGGTATTCTGTTGATGTGGTTGCTAGATACCTCGAGAGTAAAGGGATAACCGATTATCTGGTGGAGATAGGAGGGGAAACCTTTGGAAAAGGGCTTAATTCGAGAGGAAAAGCATGGACAATTGGCATTGATAAGCCCTACGATGGTAACGTTACCCCAGGTGAAGATCTACAGGCCAAGGTGGAGCTACCTAGCGGGAAAGCTTTGGCAACATCTGGGAACTACCGCAAGTTTTACGTAGAAAATGGGGTTAAATATTCGCATACTATCGATCCTAAAACGGGTTATCCTGCCCGCAACACGCTACTATGCATATCGGTAATTGCTGGCAACTGCGCATATGCTGATGCTTATGCTACGGCTTTTATGGTTATGGGGGTTGATAAGGCTAAGGAGTTCTTAGCTGCTCATCCTGAATTTGAGGCGTATATGGTATACTCTGGTAAGAATGGCGCATTTGAAACTTTTGCTACGCCAGGATTTGAGAAACTGATTCTGAAGTAGGAAAAAGGACTTGAATGCTGAAAATATAAGGGCTGTCAACAACTGTTGACAGCCCTTTTTAGTGCTTTCTATCCTAATGGCTGCCGCAGGTAGAGCAGCAAGAGCTGCAGCTCCCAAAATCGGTGCCTGTTTGTTCGCAGTGGGCTTCCCATTCCTCCTGTTTGGCGCATTTGATGCCCATTTTTTGCATAGCCGGATTGGTTTCTACCTCGGTGTCGGGGAACTTGCCCTTAATCCATATTCTGATGCCTAGCCCTGCAAATGCAATTGCCAGCAACCCGATAACTACAGCTAAGGTTTTAAGTAGTACCATTGTTGTTGTTTTTTGCAAAGGTACTATTCTTCGTAAATCTATACTTCCAAAATGTGCTAAACATGGCATCTATTCGTTCGAAGGATTTTGGATGCTACAGAATGTATACACGCGCTTTTTTATAAATTAACCCCAATTTTTAAGCATAGTATTATGGATCGAAAACAAGCATTAGAGCTGCTGCATGACCGTATTAAGAACCCCAGAATGGTTGCCCATTGCCTAGCTTCGGAAGCCGTAATGAGACGGTTGGCGGTTCACTTTAACGAGGATGTAAACCTATGGGGGCTTGCTGGGCTTCTTCACGATTTGGATGTGGAAGAAACGGAGGGGGACCACGAGCAGCATGGCAATGTTGCCGCCGATTTCCTTAAAGAAAACGGACTCCAACAGGTTGCTGTTGATGCCATTCGTAGGCATAATGAAATGGCTACTCCTGAGCCTAGAACTACTTTGCTAGACCATGCTCTTGCTGCTGGCGAAACAATTACGGGCCTTATTACCGCAACGGCAATGGTTTACCCCGATAAGAAGGTGGCTTCCGTCAAGCCGTCGTCGGTGGTAAAGCGGATGAAGGAGAAGAGCTTTGCAGCATCTGTTAAGCGCGAGAATATCATGGAATGCGAGCTGATTGGCATTCCCATTGCCGCATTTGCTGGGATATCGGTGGTGGCGATGCGCGAAATTGCCGAGGATATTGGGCTCTAGGTTGGGGGTAAAAGAAAAGCCGCAGATGTTCTACGGCTTTTTTATTTGAGCTTCGTGCGTGCTTTAGGCGTGTGGTTGGAAACCATTTCCGAGAATCTCGCCCGCACCGGTAACGTTTACGAACGCCTTAGGGTCGATCTTGCGGATCTCCTGCTTTAGGATTTCCACCTCGCGACGGTTGAGCACTACGTATATCATCTTACGGTCCTGCTCCTGGTAAAGCCCCTTTACGTTAATAAGGGTGCCTCCACGATCGAGGTCTTTTAGGATCACCTGGCGGATCTTCTCGTACTCGTCCGAGATAATCATCACCGTTTTGTTAAACCCTTCTTGGGTAACAATCATATCGATAATCTTGCTTTGGATATAGATCAGAATCCATGCGTAGCAAGGGAGCTTCCAGTCGCCAAAGGCAGGTACGGTAATAAGGGTGATGATCGAGTCGACGATGAGCACCAGCTTACCCAGCGACATGTGGGTGTACTTGTGCAGGATCATCGAAATGATATCGCTACCGCCCGAGGTGGCCTTCGACTTGAAGATGATGCCCATGGCAACACCGTAAAGGACTCCGGCAAAGATGGAGGCTAGGAGTGGATCGTCGATTAGCGGTTGACCCGAGGTCCATATTTGGGTTTCGAATAGCCAGGTGAAGCCTAGCCCTGCCGCTGTCGCAAGCGCAGTTTTAAATCCGAAGATGGGGCCAAGAACGAGGGTGCCTATTAGTAGAAGCGGCCAGTCGAGGAAGGCAACTGCCGTACTGATGTTCCATCCAAAGAGGTGGTGAAGCACGATCCCGATTCCATAGGTGCCTCCAGGGGCAATCTTGAAGGGGGAAACGAGCATGACGATAGCCATCGTAAAGATGAAGCTGCCCAGAAGAATGTAGCCAACGGCCTTCCACCATTCGGCCGAAAACATTTTTTCCTGTTGAATTTGCGACATGTTGCGAGATTTAAGTTACGGTTTGTAATCGATTACAAAGGTAATAGAGGGAAATTGTTCGTCAATGGGTCTATTTAGCTTACGGATATGTTTAATGACATCAAAAAAGCTTGCGATTATATTTGGATAATTGGTTTCCGCTAAGCCGATGCGCTACCACGAGACCCCGATGGTGGGCTTTAGCTTCTTTACGGGCTGGTTGCGAACCGCTTTAACCAGCTCGTGGGCCAGCTGGCGCCGTACGGCCACAAAGGCCGACTTGTCGAGGATGTCTATCCGGCCAATATCGCTCTTTTCGATGCCTCCCTTCTGGATCAGGAATCCTACTACATCCACCTTGCTGAGCTTATCCTTCTTGCCTGCGCCAATGTAGATGGTGGTCCAATCGGGTTGGGGGGGCAGCTCGGCCTCCTTCGAGAGCGGCAGCTGCTCGATGTCGGTGCTGGCGTAGTGGGGGAGGTCTTCGGATTCGGCAAGTACGAGTACCGCACACCCGTTGGCCTTCATGCGGGCGGTACGGCCGTTGCGGTGGACGAACGCCTCCTCGGTTTCGGGTAGCTGGTAGTGCACCACGTGACCGATCTCGGGGATGTCGAGCCCGCGCGAGGCGAGATCGGTGGCAACGAGGATCTTTATGCTTCCATTTCTGAACTTAATGAGCGAGCGCTCGCGCTCGGGCTGCTCGAGCCCTCCGTGGAAGACGTCGGAGATGATGCCCTCCTCCATGAGCATGGTGCAAAGGCGGTCGGCGGCATCGCGGTGGTTTACGAAGACGAGCATGGTGCTTTCGCCCAGCTGGCAGATCAGGTTTACCAGCGCCCCAAACTTGTCGTGGTGCTCCGAGCGTACGATCTTTAGCTCCAGCCGTTCGGTGGTGCTTGGCCCATCGAGGTACGATAGCTTGTGGGGGCTGTTCAGGCCGACGAAGGGTGGTATTTCGAGCGCATCGGTGGCTGAGGTAAGCACCTTCTTGCCCAGATTCTCCAGGTTCTCCATAATTTGCGCCATCTCCTCGTCGAAGCCCAGCTCCAGGCACTTGTCGAACTCGTCGAGCACCAAAAAGCTGACGAGCTCGGGGCTGATGGTGCCGCGGCGGATATGGTCGGCGATGCGCCCGGGGGTGCCAACGAGCAGCGCAGGTGGCTCCTTTAGGCTGTTGGCCTCCATCCAAAAGGGGTGGCCGCCGTAGCAGCATACCACCTTGAAGCGCGTTTTTAGGTGGCGGAAAACCTGCTCGATCTGCAGCGCCAGCTCGCGCGTGGGCGTAAGCACCAGCGCCTGCACGAACCCCGCGTTGGGGCGCAGGTGGTGCACAATGGGGATCAGGAAGGCCAGCGTCTTGCCCGATCCGGTGGGCGATAGCACAACAACTTCGGGGTGCTCCTCTACGGCCTCGATAACCTCCTCCTGCATGGGGGTCAGGTGGGCGATGCCCATGTTGGCCAGCCCATTCGATACGATCTGCTTGCGGTTTTCCATGGGGGCAAAGGTACAATATTCTGAGCTGTATGCTATAGTTTGCCCATAATGAGCAATCGTATGCTAAGGATATCCAACGGAATCTTCTGTTAAGGTTTTTCCCTATTCTTTCTCTTCAACTACTTGTTCTGGGAACGCTTTTGCCTTGTCTTTCTCTTCAACTACTTGTTCTGGGAACGCTTTTACCTTGTCTTTCTCTTCAACTACTTGTTCTGGGTACGCTTCTACCTTGTCTTTCTCTCCAAATATCTGTTCTGGGGATGCTTCTACTTTGTCTTTCTCTCCAACGACCTATTCTGTGAGAGCAACTACCTGTCCTAGGTACGCTACTGCCTTAACTGTAAAAGCAAGAAGGGCTACACAAACGGTAGCCCTTCTTTTATACTTGTATATTGCTTACTTAGTGGGTGGAGTGGTAGGGTTCGTCTTTTTTACAGATGGCACGTACCCCTGAGCCTTAAGCGCATTGGTGAAGTTAAACTGGTCGACAAGCACCTTGTTGTCGGCAAAGTAGGTGCTCACGAGCTTGCATACAGAGATAACCTCGTCGTAGATGTCGTTTAGCTCCTCTACGTTCACCGAGTTTACGGTTTTACGGTTAACCTTCAGCGATTCCTGTCTATCGTTTGCTTCAATAAGCTGAACAGCTTGCTGCAGTAGCGAGTCGATAGCCGTAGGGTTTGCACCTGCCTGAACCAGTTCGGTCTTTACCTCTGGGGTAAGGTTGCTCTTGAGCGTTTGTAGCATATTTACGTAGCCAGCCTGTGTGGTGTTCTTTTTAGGCAGCTTGTTGTAGCCAAGTAGGATTAGTAGGGCATCCATGCGGGTTGGGTTCTTTCTGAAGCCAACCTCAATTTCAACCTTAAGATCCATAATACCACGGTGAGCAGTTGCAATTGTGTCCGTTACCGTTGCGGTAGCTTCCTTAATTTGAGAGAGGATGTCTACACCGATATTCTTATCGAATGCAGTGGAGATTCTTGATTTCAGGTCGAGGAAGAAAGGGCTCTTCCACTGAGGGCGGCGAGCGCTGAGGATATCAACATGCTCAATTCCGCGTTCGGCAATTTGGCTCGATGCCATCAGCATTTGTGCATCGGTTCCTTTATACTGACGTTGCGTCATACGTAAAAGTATTGGTTAGTATTTTTTAGTAACGTTTAAAAGTATAAAAAGATTTTCTAGTTGTTGCAGCTTGTGGTTATTTTTTTATGGTATTCTCCCAGTCAAAAGAATAAATGTAGGTTGGCCATATAGTCGTTGCACTGCAACGTTCATACACACCTTCCCCAAATAGATTCTGTAGTAAACCTCATAAAATAACAGGAGGTCGCTTCATGTACTGAAACGACCC
This window of the Acetobacteroides hydrogenigenes genome carries:
- a CDS encoding Na(+)-translocating NADH-quinone reductase subunit A; the encoded protein is MSNVYKITKGLDIRMVGKAETVVTKAPLAVAYAIKPADFQGLVPKLLVKVGDKVKAGTAVMFDKYNHNIVFASPVSGEVTAINRGERRLLLEVVITPDAEQQYESFEVGDLLSITREQVVEKLLVSGCWPFIKQRPYGIIANPNTTPKGIFISCFDSSPLAPDYDILLRGEEEHFYKGIEVLKKLTDGKVHLGVNAKYSSPVFEKCTGVEINKFQGPHPAGNVGTQISRISPINKGEIVWTIDPQHVAAIGRLAATGRYDVQKTVAAVGSEVKKPRYYKVIQGASIKNLLEGGVSSDKNVRFVSGSVLSGTKISSEGFIGFYDNMLAVIPEGDQYEFFGWALPGLDKFSFSKSFLSWLTPSKEYVLNTNYHGGERAFVMSDVYGKVFPFDIYPVYLLKAILAEDIDAMEKLGIYEVVEEDFALCEFVDPSKIEIQAIVRKGLNLMIKEMN
- the nqrC gene encoding NADH:ubiquinone reductase (Na(+)-transporting) subunit C gives rise to the protein MNKEKNSYIFTYSAVMVILVAIALTLANIFLTPAQQANILVEQQWQILKSVGKALDADAQPNKVEYIKGMYEKYIVESFAVSSEGKKLEGKDAFKIDLKAEQKKPLEQRELPVFVYKGDNGESKVIVPIRGNGLWGPVWGYVALEADYNTICGAVFDHEGETPGLGAEINTPEFQKRFVGKKIFEGETFTSVRLIKGGADPSNQHGVDAISGGTLTSNGLDAALSNSLSPYQAFFKSQMKK
- a CDS encoding NADH:ubiquinone reductase (Na(+)-transporting) subunit D; protein product: MSQKESLFSAKNMKLLTGPLDRENPVTIQILGICSALAVTAQLKPALVMAISVTVVTAFSNLIISMMRNGIPNRIRIIVQLVVVAALVILVDQILRAYVYDVSKKLSVFVGLIITNCIIMGRLEAFALGNKPWPSFLDGLGNGMGYGLILVIIAFFREIFGSGTLLGMRIIPESLYISNGGFYANNGFMILPPAALIIVGCIIWFQKSRNKDLQEK
- the nqrE gene encoding NADH:ubiquinone reductase (Na(+)-transporting) subunit E; its protein translation is MENLLNIFVKSIFIDNMIFAFFLGMCSYLAVSKTVKTALGLGIAVVFVMIITVPVDFLLNKYVLVPGALSWLGADFDSVDLSYLSFIIFIAVIAAIVQIVEMAVEKFSPSLYANLGIFLPLIAVNCAILGGSLFMQKREYETLGEATSFAAGSGIGWFLAIVALAAIREKMKYSNVPAPLKGIGITFIVTGLMGIAFMSFLGIKL
- a CDS encoding NADH:ubiquinone reductase (Na(+)-transporting) subunit B, with product MSLRSFIDKIKPNFEKGGKYAKLQSTFDAFESFLYVPKKVTTHGSQIRDAVDLKRIMSVVIIALVPALLFGMWNVGFQHARSLGQVDTWTFWQMFGFGALKVMPIVVVSYVVGLGIEFIAAQMRGHEVNEGFLVSGMLIPLIMPVDAPLWMVAVSTAFAVIFGKEVFGGTGMNIFNPALLARAFMFFAYPSKISGDFVWIAGLTGGDGVVDGFSGATPLAIAKSNLVDKLPSAYDMFMGYIPGSIGETSTLAILIGAAILIFTGIGNWKIMLSVFAGGAVMGLIFNVIGINPYMELPFYYHFIMGGFAFGAVFMATDPVTAAQTERGKWIYGFLVGLMAVLIRVFNPAYPEGMMLSILLLNTFAPLIDHFVVESNIKRRLKRAKVKA
- a CDS encoding type IX secretion system plug protein translates to MTYHKFIAGLLFLLCFEPSQAQHRIKIIDTEIKSLQIFANQNISTFPSINLNSNEVISITFDDLHPNAPRNLTYKIVHCDENWTDENLFQATFLDGFQEQPLYNSGFSNNTLTRYVHYSINFPNNDVKPKISGNYMIIISDTDTQQPLLKAGFMVVEKRASHIASIAIPTNSSYQTSHQLNLTVLLQELNVTNPTRDVKTKVYQNYVELPDSLQPQSVNTGLNSIFYSRTDKNIYPAGNEFRTIDIRDVHYTSTNVSSIKQGQDLYYILLRPDKSRDDSPYAYTFDYNGKMVIAGLNVNNPNTDCDYYSVMFSLSTPYLGDSFDVYLEGELTGWGPSNHAKMLYNNTTNCYEIPLLLKQGFYSYVYVVRNHNGDALMQLSPEGNFSQTENSYQICTYYKGIRDTYTRLISTTTIEQNKKASK